In Miniphocaeibacter halophilus, the following proteins share a genomic window:
- the recF gene encoding DNA replication/repair protein RecF (All proteins in this family for which functions are known are DNA-binding proteins that assist the filamentation of RecA onto DNA for the initiation of recombination or recombinational repair.), protein MIIRNCYLLNFRNFDNLNIQFSNKINVIIGNNAEGKTNILEAIYFSAKGKSFKSSKESDLIKFDKEHAYIRTDIETDGVEEKIEVKLSRERKKQIRINENLIDTMKELRTFFDIVTFTPEDLKIIKDSKAYRRNFIDEIITDLIPSYNNLIIKYNNILNQRNYLLKYGKNKRYFKEQIKAVTKQLVIEGSIIIKMRNKYISYLNKISNRIHKEITNNKEYLNIKYDEIYLKDGFQNLEENLYVETMKKIEKDIEIGFTTIGCHRDDIIIEIDEKNSKTYASQGQQRTIILSLKIAQIELYKKLKDIKPVILLDDVFSELDLSRIKYLLKVVEGYQSIITSTNFDFKNIIENKNYRSFVLENEKIRIKDSY, encoded by the coding sequence TTGATAATTAGAAATTGTTATCTTTTAAACTTTAGAAATTTCGATAACTTAAATATACAGTTTTCAAATAAAATAAATGTAATAATTGGAAATAATGCTGAAGGAAAGACAAATATTTTAGAAGCTATATATTTTAGTGCAAAGGGAAAGAGTTTTAAATCTTCAAAGGAGTCAGATTTAATTAAATTTGATAAAGAGCATGCTTATATTAGAACAGATATAGAAACTGATGGCGTTGAAGAAAAAATAGAGGTAAAACTTTCAAGGGAAAGAAAGAAACAAATTAGAATAAATGAAAATCTAATTGATACAATGAAAGAACTTCGTACTTTTTTCGATATTGTCACTTTTACACCTGAGGATTTAAAAATTATAAAGGACAGTAAGGCATATAGGAGAAATTTTATTGATGAAATAATAACAGATTTAATCCCTTCATATAATAATTTAATAATTAAGTATAATAATATTTTAAATCAAAGAAATTACTTATTGAAATATGGAAAAAACAAAAGATATTTTAAGGAACAAATAAAAGCTGTTACAAAACAATTAGTAATAGAAGGTTCCATAATTATAAAAATGAGGAATAAATATATTTCTTATCTTAATAAAATTAGTAATAGAATCCACAAGGAGATTACAAATAATAAAGAGTATTTAAATATTAAATACGATGAGATATACTTAAAGGATGGTTTTCAAAATTTAGAGGAAAATCTTTATGTGGAAACTATGAAAAAAATTGAAAAGGATATTGAAATAGGATTTACTACAATAGGCTGTCACAGGGATGACATTATAATAGAAATAGATGAAAAAAATAGTAAGACATACGCTTCACAAGGTCAACAAAGAACAATAATACTAAGTCTAAAAATAGCCCAAATAGAATTATATAAAAAATTAAAGGATATTAAACCGGTTATTTTATTAGATGATGTATTTTCGGAGTTGGATCTTTCAAGAATAAAATATTTACTCAAGGTTGTTGAAGGTTACCAATCAATTATTACTTCAACTAATTTTGATTTTAAGAATATAATAGAAAATAAAAATTATAGATCCTTTGTATTAGAAAATGAAAAAATAAGAATAAAGGATAGTTATTAA
- the yaaA gene encoding S4 domain-containing protein YaaA has protein sequence MKKIEITTEFIKLEQLLKLANIVSSGGLAKELIQNEEVKVNGEIETRRGKKLRKGDLVEYNGNQFLID, from the coding sequence ATGAAAAAAATAGAAATTACAACTGAATTTATAAAATTAGAACAATTATTAAAATTAGCCAATATAGTTTCTTCAGGTGGATTAGCAAAGGAATTAATTCAAAATGAAGAAGTAAAGGTAAATGGTGAAATAGAGACAAGAAGGGGAAAAAAACTTAGAAAAGGCGACCTTGTAGAATACAATGGTAACCAATTCCTTATTGACTAG
- the dnaN gene encoding DNA polymerase III subunit beta, which translates to MKFEINQKDLLKHINIAQKAISSRTTIQILEGILFETKDNYLILTSTDLELSIETKIECLVEKEGKIVINSSMIGNIVRKLPDAPIKFNVVGDNIQIICMNSEFNLIGQDYSDYPPLPQKNNDISITMENNIVKNAIKETVFAASLDETRPALTGVLVELSNDEVNFVALDGFRIALSKFKMKNNEDVKEIIPSRALVELQKILEDDGQIDINFIQNNVIFDLGNTLVYSRLLDGKFINYKDIINEDYNCKIEINKKDFQDSLERASLLAREEKANLVKISIKDNNLNISSNSEYGNVNENIVCNKEGEDIDIAFNAKYLLDGLKVIESENCEILLTGSLNPCIIHPIDEEKDYTYLVLPVRLGRD; encoded by the coding sequence ATGAAATTTGAAATAAATCAAAAGGATTTATTAAAACATATTAATATTGCTCAAAAAGCTATTTCTTCTAGAACGACTATTCAAATACTTGAAGGAATATTATTTGAAACAAAGGACAACTATTTAATATTAACATCTACGGATTTAGAGTTAAGTATAGAAACTAAAATTGAATGTTTAGTGGAAAAAGAAGGAAAAATAGTAATAAACTCTTCTATGATAGGTAATATAGTAAGAAAATTACCTGATGCACCTATTAAATTTAATGTTGTAGGAGATAATATACAAATTATATGTATGAATTCAGAATTTAATTTAATAGGACAAGATTATTCTGACTATCCTCCTTTACCACAAAAGAACAACGATATTTCTATTACTATGGAAAATAATATTGTAAAAAATGCTATAAAAGAAACTGTTTTTGCAGCTTCTTTAGATGAAACAAGACCTGCTTTAACGGGAGTATTAGTGGAACTTTCCAATGATGAAGTCAATTTTGTTGCCCTAGATGGTTTTAGAATAGCTTTAAGTAAGTTTAAAATGAAAAACAATGAAGATGTTAAGGAGATAATTCCTTCAAGAGCTTTAGTTGAACTACAAAAAATACTTGAAGATGATGGGCAAATAGATATTAATTTCATTCAAAACAATGTTATATTCGATTTAGGAAATACTTTAGTATATTCAAGATTATTAGATGGAAAATTCATTAACTATAAGGATATAATTAATGAGGATTATAATTGTAAAATAGAAATTAATAAAAAGGACTTTCAAGATTCCTTAGAAAGAGCATCCCTATTAGCTAGGGAAGAAAAAGCCAATTTAGTAAAAATTAGTATAAAGGACAACAATCTAAATATTAGCTCTAATTCAGAATATGGAAATGTTAATGAAAATATTGTATGTAACAAAGAAGGCGAAGACATAGATATTGCCTTTAATGCAAAATATTTACTTGATGGTCTTAAGGTTATAGAAAGTGAAAATTGCGAAATATTATTAACAGGTTCTTTAAATCCTTGTATAATACATCCAATAGATGAGGAAAAAGATTATACCTATTTGGTTTTACCTGTAAGATTAGGAAGAGATTAA
- the dnaA gene encoding chromosomal replication initiator protein DnaA: MDLNLIWTEFLSGLEVNMSDVAFNTWIEPLEPIKLISSELIISAPNGFTKKMIESKYLNDMIGILSIILKKDATIKIILPTDNTYKQYQVRTKPGGQQYFADLTENNNGKKPIDVEKIKMEQMLNPKYTFDTFVKGKSNEFALSAALAVSKNPASAYNPLFIYGGPGLGKTHLMQACAHEIIDHNPEAKVVYLSSEKFVNELISSIGDRSNKKNSAFRNKYRNIDVLLIDDIQFIAGKTGTQEEFFHTFNDLYAQNKQIIISSDKPPKEIKDLEERLISRFEWGLMADIQLPDYETRVAILQAKLNMENANISRDILEYIAMNVKSNIRELEGALMTVIAHSKLLNEPNIDLERAKIALRKVIAENEKRPITLDLIQEIVADQYHITVSDLSSKNRSKQIAYPRQIAMYLCRNLTDSSLIAIANSFNRDHTTIMHGVDKISKDISNDENFEKEINELIDLIKNE, encoded by the coding sequence ATGGACCTAAATTTAATTTGGACTGAATTTTTATCAGGTCTTGAAGTAAATATGTCCGATGTAGCTTTTAATACATGGATAGAACCTTTAGAACCTATAAAATTAATTTCTTCTGAACTAATTATTTCAGCACCTAATGGCTTTACCAAAAAAATGATTGAATCAAAATATTTAAACGATATGATAGGCATTCTAAGTATTATATTAAAGAAGGATGCAACTATAAAAATTATTTTGCCAACAGACAACACTTACAAACAATATCAAGTAAGGACAAAGCCTGGAGGGCAACAATATTTTGCTGATTTAACTGAAAATAACAACGGAAAAAAACCCATTGATGTAGAAAAAATAAAAATGGAACAAATGTTAAATCCAAAATATACTTTTGATACCTTCGTTAAGGGTAAATCCAATGAATTTGCTTTATCGGCGGCCTTAGCTGTATCTAAAAATCCTGCTAGCGCCTACAACCCTCTTTTTATATATGGAGGACCTGGACTTGGGAAAACCCATTTAATGCAGGCTTGTGCCCATGAGATTATAGATCATAATCCTGAAGCTAAAGTCGTATATTTAAGTAGTGAAAAATTTGTTAATGAACTTATTTCATCTATTGGAGACAGAAGTAATAAAAAGAATTCAGCCTTTAGAAATAAGTACAGAAATATTGATGTACTACTTATTGATGATATTCAATTTATTGCCGGAAAAACCGGTACACAGGAGGAATTCTTCCATACCTTTAATGATTTATATGCCCAAAATAAACAAATTATAATATCTTCCGATAAACCACCAAAAGAGATTAAAGATTTAGAAGAAAGACTTATTTCAAGGTTTGAATGGGGTTTAATGGCAGATATTCAACTACCTGATTACGAAACCAGAGTAGCTATTTTACAAGCTAAACTCAATATGGAAAATGCTAATATTTCAAGGGATATTCTCGAGTACATAGCTATGAATGTAAAATCCAATATTAGGGAGTTGGAAGGCGCTTTAATGACAGTTATAGCTCATTCTAAGCTTCTAAATGAACCTAATATAGATTTGGAAAGGGCAAAAATTGCATTACGAAAAGTAATTGCTGAAAATGAAAAAAGACCTATTACTCTTGATTTAATACAGGAAATAGTAGCAGATCAATATCATATAACGGTTTCTGATCTATCTTCTAAGAATAGATCTAAACAAATTGCCTATCCTAGACAGATTGCAATGTATTTATGTAGAAATCTTACGGATTCTTCCTTAATAGCCATAGCAAATTCTTTTAACCGTGACCATACAACTATTATGCATGGTGTTGACAAAATTTCTAAAGATATTTCTAATGATGAAAATTTTGAAAAGGAAATTAACGAACTTATTGATTTGATTAAAAATGAATAA
- the rpmH gene encoding 50S ribosomal protein L34, which produces MKRTYQPNRRRRSKDHGFRKRMSTKAGRAVLKRRRKRGRKVISA; this is translated from the coding sequence ATGAAAAGAACTTATCAACCAAATAGAAGAAGAAGAAGTAAAGATCATGGTTTTAGAAAAAGAATGTCAACAAAAGCAGGTAGAGCTGTATTAAAGAGAAGAAGAAAAAGAGGTAGAAAAGTAATTTCAGCATAG
- the rnpA gene encoding ribonuclease P protein component: MEKNKRLRSNRDFRIVYRHGKGYFNKNFTFVVKKSKKQGSRVGFSITKKYGNAVERNKLKRRLKEIFRHNFDLIKDGYDIVVIPRQNTKKLTYEELEKSVKHLLNIVFKR; encoded by the coding sequence ATGGAAAAAAATAAAAGATTAAGAAGTAATAGGGATTTTAGAATTGTTTACAGACATGGTAAAGGATATTTTAATAAAAATTTTACCTTTGTTGTAAAAAAAAGTAAAAAACAAGGATCTCGTGTTGGTTTCTCTATTACAAAAAAATATGGAAATGCCGTAGAAAGAAATAAATTAAAAAGAAGATTAAAAGAAATATTTAGACATAATTTTGATTTAATAAAGGATGGCTACGATATAGTAGTAATTCCAAGACAAAACACTAAAAAATTAACTTATGAAGAATTGGAAAAGTCTGTAAAACATTTACTTAATATTGTTTTTAAAAGGTGA
- the yidD gene encoding membrane protein insertion efficiency factor YidD, with amino-acid sequence MKKIPILLIRFYQKNISPYWGSGCCKYYPTCSQYAIQAYEKYGVIKGTFLTVWRVLRCNPFSKGGYDPLK; translated from the coding sequence ATGAAAAAAATACCAATTTTGCTTATTAGGTTTTATCAGAAGAATATATCACCATATTGGGGCTCAGGTTGTTGTAAATACTACCCTACTTGTTCCCAATATGCGATACAGGCTTATGAAAAATACGGAGTAATAAAGGGAACATTTTTAACTGTATGGAGAGTTTTAAGATGTAATCCTTTCAGTAAAGGCGGCTACGATCCATTAAAATAA
- a CDS encoding YidC/Oxa1 family membrane protein insertase, translated as MTQFLSSIIGKILEFIYATVSKIGTEPKSISYFAISLIILTLIYKLAMLPVTLSNAKMTKVNAELQPAMKKLEKKYKHDPQLYQQKVMELQKEMGFSPFASCLPMIVQLIIIWALFPVMRAPMEYTGLSETIATNFFWIPDLTAKDPTIILPFLMAGSQMLYSVLLTPSAKKSDDGQADPMQSMNFMMKYGMPIMFFFFARSYQAGLALYWTTGNIIEIAIRMVLKVVNKEEEVVEEVPKKKKTSSKEKISEGQASKKKKANKKKGA; from the coding sequence ATGACGCAATTTTTAAGTTCTATAATTGGAAAGATACTGGAGTTTATATATGCTACAGTTTCCAAAATAGGGACAGAACCAAAGTCAATATCATATTTTGCAATTTCTTTAATAATATTGACACTTATTTACAAATTGGCAATGCTGCCGGTAACATTGTCAAATGCTAAGATGACAAAAGTCAACGCTGAATTGCAACCGGCAATGAAAAAATTAGAAAAGAAATACAAGCATGACCCACAACTTTATCAACAAAAAGTAATGGAATTACAAAAGGAAATGGGATTTAGTCCATTTGCCTCATGTTTACCTATGATAGTTCAACTTATTATTATTTGGGCATTATTTCCAGTAATGAGAGCACCAATGGAATATACCGGACTTTCAGAAACTATTGCAACAAACTTTTTTTGGATTCCGGATTTAACTGCAAAAGACCCAACTATAATTTTACCATTTTTAATGGCCGGTTCTCAAATGCTTTACAGTGTATTACTTACACCAAGTGCTAAGAAAAGCGATGATGGACAAGCAGATCCTATGCAGTCTATGAACTTTATGATGAAGTATGGTATGCCAATAATGTTCTTCTTCTTTGCAAGAAGTTATCAGGCAGGTTTAGCATTATATTGGACAACTGGTAATATTATTGAAATTGCTATTAGAATGGTTCTTAAGGTAGTAAATAAAGAGGAAGAAGTAGTTGAAGAAGTTCCAAAGAAGAAAAAAACTTCAAGTAAAGAAAAAATTTCAGAGGGACAGGCTTCAAAGAAGAAAAAAGCTAACAAAAAGAAGGGAGCCTAA
- the jag gene encoding RNA-binding cell elongation regulator Jag/EloR, with protein MKSTVKVAKTVEEAVNLAIKELNCTKEEAIVEILEEPKSGFFGLIGSKDAVVKVSCEENIEELLNEVTSPNFSTKEKKEEKKEEVIVEEINTVIEEEIIVEEISEKERKKDIRKERKKEDSIQKDLEIDSLTKEEIKVKTKEFLNDIVSKMGIKANIETFNDENFTRFNIVPENDGDIGIVIGKRGETLDAIQYLVNLVANRNSKEYMRISVDSNNYREKRIRSLESLAVKMANKAKKYNRNMKLEPMNPYERRIIHSALQNVSGVYTVSEGDEPYRRVIIKIKRKKK; from the coding sequence ATGAAATCAACGGTAAAAGTTGCAAAGACAGTTGAAGAAGCAGTTAATTTAGCTATAAAGGAACTTAACTGTACAAAGGAAGAAGCAATTGTTGAAATTTTAGAAGAGCCAAAAAGTGGTTTTTTTGGTCTAATAGGTTCTAAAGATGCTGTAGTAAAAGTATCGTGTGAAGAAAATATTGAAGAATTACTTAATGAAGTTACTTCCCCTAACTTCTCTACTAAAGAGAAGAAAGAAGAGAAAAAAGAAGAAGTAATCGTTGAGGAAATTAATACTGTAATTGAAGAAGAAATTATAGTTGAAGAAATATCTGAAAAAGAAAGAAAAAAAGATATAAGGAAAGAAAGAAAAAAAGAAGATTCTATCCAAAAGGATTTAGAAATAGATAGTTTAACTAAAGAGGAAATTAAAGTTAAAACTAAGGAATTTTTAAATGATATTGTTTCAAAAATGGGCATTAAGGCTAATATTGAAACATTTAATGATGAAAACTTTACAAGATTTAATATTGTTCCTGAAAATGATGGAGATATTGGAATTGTTATTGGAAAAAGAGGGGAAACCCTAGATGCTATTCAGTATTTGGTTAATTTAGTAGCTAATAGAAATTCCAAGGAATATATGAGAATATCTGTAGATTCTAATAATTACAGGGAAAAAAGAATTAGATCTTTAGAGTCACTGGCAGTAAAAATGGCTAATAAGGCTAAGAAGTATAACAGAAATATGAAATTAGAACCAATGAATCCATATGAAAGAAGAATAATACATTCCGCTTTACAAAATGTTTCAGGGGTATATACTGTTAGTGAAGGTGATGAGCCTTATAGAAGAGTAATAATAAAAATTAAGAGAAAGAAAAAATAA
- the mnmE gene encoding tRNA uridine-5-carboxymethylaminomethyl(34) synthesis GTPase MnmE: MEHTIAAISTATGEAGIGIVRMSGLTSFEIGKKIFKPIKEIDDKNLENRTLRYGHIYDDDKLIDEVLIAFMKGPNTYTREDIVEIYTHGGIISVKKVLDLTLKNGAKIAEKGEFTKRAFLNGRLDLSQAEAVIDMIKAKTDKAYEASINQLEGSLKKDIKKYRDGLLNLLAHVEYSINFTEDGQEELDNSVIIKEGEEILEGLKKLYNSSNRGKIIRDGINTTIIGKPNVGKSSLLNNLAKVNKAIVTDIPGTTRDIIEEYIDIDGVALKISDTAGIRDTDDIVEKIGVDRSLDFAQSADLIIAIFDLSKELDEEDKIVLDLLKGRKAIVLLNKDDLESKLDIDSLNIDENIPVIRISIKNNKGIDKLEETISKMFLQGEIISSNETLVTNIRHQDILGRAINHLESSLNDMKLNIPIDCVEVDLRDSWEILGEITGETIEDDVLDKIFKDFCIGK, from the coding sequence ATGGAACATACCATAGCTGCAATATCGACTGCTACAGGTGAAGCAGGAATAGGAATTGTAAGAATGAGCGGTTTAACCAGTTTTGAAATAGGTAAGAAAATTTTCAAGCCAATAAAAGAAATAGACGATAAAAATTTAGAAAATAGAACTTTAAGATATGGCCACATTTATGATGACGATAAATTAATAGATGAGGTGTTAATTGCCTTTATGAAGGGACCTAACACCTACACTAGAGAGGATATTGTAGAAATCTATACCCATGGTGGTATTATTTCCGTTAAAAAAGTTTTGGATTTAACCTTGAAAAATGGAGCTAAAATTGCTGAAAAAGGTGAATTTACAAAACGTGCCTTTTTAAATGGAAGACTTGACCTAAGTCAAGCAGAAGCCGTTATCGACATGATTAAGGCAAAAACAGACAAGGCTTATGAGGCTTCTATTAACCAATTAGAAGGCTCTTTAAAAAAGGATATTAAAAAATATAGGGATGGACTTTTAAATTTACTTGCCCATGTTGAATACTCAATTAATTTTACAGAAGATGGTCAAGAGGAATTAGATAATTCTGTAATAATTAAGGAAGGGGAGGAAATATTAGAAGGTCTTAAAAAATTATATAATTCATCTAATAGAGGTAAGATTATAAGAGACGGTATAAATACAACTATTATTGGCAAACCAAATGTTGGTAAGTCCTCTCTTTTAAATAATTTAGCAAAGGTAAACAAGGCAATTGTTACAGATATACCTGGTACTACTAGGGATATTATTGAAGAATATATAGATATAGATGGTGTTGCTTTAAAAATAAGCGATACTGCAGGAATTAGAGATACTGACGATATTGTTGAAAAAATTGGAGTAGACAGATCTTTGGACTTTGCACAAAGTGCAGATTTAATTATTGCAATTTTTGATTTGTCTAAAGAACTAGATGAAGAGGATAAAATTGTACTTGATTTATTAAAGGGAAGAAAGGCTATAGTCCTTTTAAATAAAGATGATTTAGAAAGTAAACTGGATATTGACAGTTTAAATATAGATGAAAACATACCTGTTATTAGAATTTCCATTAAAAATAATAAGGGTATAGACAAATTAGAAGAAACAATTTCAAAAATGTTTTTACAAGGAGAAATAATATCAAGTAACGAAACCCTAGTAACTAATATTAGACACCAAGATATTTTAGGAAGGGCTATTAATCATTTAGAGTCATCTTTAAATGATATGAAATTAAATATTCCTATTGACTGTGTAGAAGTGGATTTAAGGGATTCTTGGGAAATATTAGGAGAAATAACAGGAGAAACTATAGAAGATGATGTACTTGATAAAATATTTAAAGATTTTTGTATTGGAAAATAA